The following coding sequences are from one Solea solea chromosome 4, fSolSol10.1, whole genome shotgun sequence window:
- the ndufa2 gene encoding NADH dehydrogenase [ubiquinone] 1 alpha subcomplex subunit 2, with protein MAAAVVRSLGSSLCKNLREIRVHLCQTSAASGGVRDFVEQHYVALKQSNPDFPILIRECSGVQARLWARHEFGKESSVSVDNMSADQVAHALHTLVQTKP; from the exons ATGGCGGCCGCCGTGGTTCGCAGTCTGGGCTCCAGTCTCTGCAAAAACCTCCGTGAGATCCGCGTCCACCTCTGCCAGACGTCCGCGGCCAGCGGGGGCGTGAG AGACTTTGTGGAGCAGCACTACGTCGCTCTGAAACAGTCCAACCCAGACTTTCCAATCCTGATCCGAGAATGTTCTGGAGTCCAGGCTCGACTCTGGGCCAGACATG AGTTTGGAAAAGAGAGCAGTGTCTCCGTGGACAACATGTCGGCTGATCAGGTGGCTCATGCTCTGCACACGCTGGTTCAGACCAAACCataa
- the LOC131458615 gene encoding GTPase IMAP family member 9-like: protein MQRAGQKVTFVLPWIHSSLLSSGNTILGQERFESKPYFKAVTRQDSEATAHVFGRQIRVIDTPGLLQSQEQIKTLCVNVLRSSTPCLFLVVVRIEVLQKPEERRIVPIGRPAVGKSLAGNNILGCRRFEHDCDFDVVSTETILGSAEVDGRHITVVDTPGLTEDALNPEELYTVVKKMATEANPGPHAFVIVVRIGKVSEADVQLFQKLPPLLSDHDALKYTMVPFTHGDELRRQSIEDKVQASSCLYELLSRCRWRYHMFDNTQTRDKQQVTKLLNQIDDMVLDNGGEHYSSDSFRTREERSWSQWFSVLLTLMKWVRERAVMKVICEGAAKIYPGMGRTELAVEAAGQSTIIRRTNCRSNMK, encoded by the exons ATGCAGAGGGCGGGGCAGAAA GTCACCTTTGTCCTGCCATGGATCCACAGCTCACTGTTGTCTTCAGGGAACACCATCCTGGGTCAGGAGAGGTTTGAGTCCAAGCCGTACTTTAAGGCGGTGACACGTCAGGACTCTGAGGCGACAGCACATGTGTTCGGTAGACAGATCAGAGTCATCGACACTCCCGGTTTATTACAGTCCCAGGAACAGATTAAAACCCTGTGTGTGAACGTGCTGCGCTCGTCCACGCCCTGTCTCTTCCTGGTGGTCGTCAGGATTG AGGTTCTGCAGAAGCCTGAGGAGCGGAGGATCGTTCCCATCGGTCGACCCGCTGTCGGGAAGAGTTTGGCAGGAAACAATATCTTGGGCTGCAGACGATTCGAACACGACTGTGACTTTGATGTAGTGAGCACAGAAACGATCTTGGGGTCAGCAGAGGTGGACGGTCGTCACATCACGGTGGTGGACACGCCAGGACTCACGGAGGACGCTCTGAATCCTGAAGAGCTGTACACTGTGGTGAAGAAGATGGCGACCGAGGCCAATCCTGGACCTCACGCCTTTGTCATAGTGGTCAGAATCGGTAAAGTCTCTGAAGCAGATGTCCAGCTGTTCCAGaagctgccgccgctgctgtcTGACCACGATGCTCTAAAGTACACCATGGTGCCTTTTACTCATGGGGACGAGCTGAGGAGGCAGTCCATCGAGGACAAAGTCCAGGCCAGCTCATGCCTGTATGAGCTGTTGTCCCGCTGCAGGTGGAGGTACCACATGTTTGACAACACTCAGACCAGAGACAAGCAGCAGGTCACAAAACTCCTCAACCAAATCGATGACATGGTTTTGGACAACGGAGGAGAACACTACTCTTCTGACTCATTCAGGAcgagggaggagaggagctggTCACAGTGGTTCTCAGTCCTCCTGACCCTGATGAAGTGGGTGAGGGAAAGAGCAGTAATGAAGGTGATATGTGAGGGGGCAGCAAAGATCTACCCTGGGATGGGGCGTACAGAGTTAGCGGTGGAGGCGGCGGGACAGTCCACGATTATCAGGAGGACAAATTGTAGGTCGAACATGAAGTGA
- the LOC131458613 gene encoding A disintegrin and metalloproteinase with thrombospondin motifs 2-like: MEHCLHGLLIAVFLLQMNCSHSRSVSHSTESLHQVLSEYIVVRPIRTDSKGRFLSGSAHPLRKQPSSLSEDMPTDSVRHKQQHVAPSNHTARHFRGRGYMEEAAAEAELYYNVTVFGQSLHLRLRPNSRLVAPAATLEWEESGRVHSEPIRDRGCFYTGDVSNMEDTSVAISNCDGLTGIIRTRVDEFFIEPLEEWRREGVGDKDRGDKEEGGQRHIVYRSSAVRKQPAVNQTADDVLRAPLVGSLNLKQNVLWSTPGSRRRRRYIEEAELFHIEVLLAVDYSVLLFHGREHIQKYLLTLMNIVNEIYQDHSLGANFNVVLVRIIMLSPTKSQELISVGNPQKSLENVCGWSYLQHREQSHAEQHDHTIYLTRQEFGPSGMQGYAPVTGMCHLHRSCVLVLDDGFSSAFVAAHETGHVLGMEHDGEANNCEDDVLLGSIMSPRVQATLHRYHWSRCSWRELHQYLQTYDCLRDDPFNHEWPAQPQLPGFQYSMDQQCVFDFGSGYSLCTAYTTLDPCKQLWCSEYTNPFYCKTKKGPPLDGTKCGPGKHCFKGFCMKLTPDLLRQDGTWGTWSSYGSCSRTCGGGVRFRSRRCDNPAPANGGRTCFGNSYEFELCSLEECPPLTDFREEQCKVWNPFFEHDGKKHHWLPYQHPDPDERCRLYCQSKETGAVVSMSKMVHDGTPCSYSDAHSVCVRGECEHVGCDSQIASDKQEDRCGVCGGENATCKMIKGNFTRSTKKAGYLKILEIPKGARHLLVQEFKGTPHILAVKNQETSHLFLNDEHELPESRVVIEKGVVWEYSNSEEQESVRTTGPLKYGVLLMVRSHNDSKVTVSYKYIIQDRLRSSLESNLVQEDAVFYEWALKKWSQCSKPCGGGKQYTRFGCRRKADGKMVPRMLCSNVNKPRAISRSCNTDTCSSPRWVTGDWEDCSTSCGQTGWQRRWVSCQHEPSRGQQQQRSVHSKLCRDSRPEAKRTCNRFPCPTTWRAGLWTPCSVSCGNGTQERQVACSSPEESAGNCSEPRPITARSCQAMPCNGDQKNAIIQWLSRSNPEFPVQNISSRYRCRGDRSVFCHMEVLNRYCSNARYRLMCCKSCSKENASSTSSPTTNSSTWISPTETVTSVTTPTWSDSSHIISDIINPTSIFTVTPSPTSRSSTDFIYVEYDDYEEYSSYEDPLDITAPPPSTTAPPRTTTAPPPTTTAPPPSTTSTTTRRTRRTAPPHLFRRTTTTVPPAVPMVTADGTTLSLIRTSAVPDFPTSTSSDPDDIITTTSSGGWSLQTKINLTETEPTTMSASSFVPLTKKENNSVDEVPYRIVGLDRDVAGGQQSYFVPRMPTFRERTQNKRIQQLLNEKRRQNLVRRANRSRADGSVNNAKTHS, translated from the exons ATGGAACACTGTCTTCATGGATTATTGATcgctgtgtttctgctgcagatgAACTGTTCCCACTCACGTTCTGTCAGTCACAGCACAG AGTCTCTTCATCAGGTCCTCTCAGAATACATTGTCGTCCGTCCAATCAGGACGGACTCAAAGGGGCGTTTCCTGTCAGGCTCCGCCCACCCACTGAGGAAACAACCCAGCAGCCTCTCAGAGGACATGCCCACTGACAGcgtcagacacaaacaacaacacgtAGCGCCGTCCAACCACACAGCTCGTCACTTCAGAGGGCGGGGTTACAtggaggaggcggcggcagAGGCGGAGCTTTACTACAATGTAACCGTGTTTGGTCAGAGTCTCCATCTTCGGCTGCGTCCCAACTCTCGTCTCGTGGCCCCCGCCGCCACCCTGGAGTGGGAGGAGTCAGGACGAGTTCACTCTGAACCAATCAGAGACAGAGGCTGCTTTTACACGGGAGACGTTTCCAACATGGAGGACACGTCTGTCGCTATTAGcaactgtgatggactg acAGGAATCATTCGAACACGCGTGGACGAGTTCTTCATCGAACCTTTGGAAGaatggaggagagagggagtaggagacaaggacagaggagacaaggaAGAAGGAGGACAGCGCCACATCGTTTATCGTTCCTCAGCTGTCCGTAAacaaccagctgtcaatcaaacagcaGACGACGTCCTCCGAG CTCCTCTCGTAGGTTCCCTTAACTTGAAGCAGAACGTGTTGTGGTCGACACCGGGGTCACGCAGACGGAGGCGCTACATCGAGGAGGCGGAGTTATTTCACATTGAG GTGTTGTTAGCAGTCGATTATTCGGTTCTTCTCTTCCACGGCCGAGAACACATCCAGAAGTATCTGCTCACACTGATGAACATA GTGAATGAGATCTATCAGGACCATTCTTTGGGCGCCAACTTCAACGTGGTCCTGGTCAGGATCATCATGTTGTCACCAACAAAG TCTCAGGAGCTGATCTCGGTGGGGAACCCTCAGAAGAGCCTTGAAAACGTCTGTGGCTGGTCGTACCTCCAGCACAGGGAGCAAAGTCACGCTGAGCAGCACGATCACACCATCTACCTGACCAGGCAGGAGTTCGGCCCCTCCGGCATGCAAG GCTACGCTCCCGTCACTGGGATGTGCCACCTACATCGGAGCTGTGTCCTCGTCCTGGATGACGGCTTCTCTTCAGCCTTTGTCGCTGCACATGAGACGGGACATgt ATTAGGTATGGAACACGACGGCGAGGCTAATAACTGTGAGGACGATGTGTTGTTGGGCAGCATCATGTCTCCTCGAGTCCAGGCCACGTTGCACCGCTATCACTGGTCCAGATGCAGCTGGAGGGAACTGCACCAGTACCTGCA GACTTACGACTGTCTCCGTGATGACCCGTTTAACCACGAGTGGCCCGCTCAGCCTCAGCTGCCGGGGTTCCAGTACTCAATGGACCAACAGTGTGTCTTCGACTTTGGATCTGGATACAGTCTGTGTACTGCa TACACGACCCTTGACCCCTGCAAACAGCTGTGGTGCAGCGAATACACAAACCCGTTCTACTGTAAGACGAAGAAAGGTCCGCCCCTTGACGGGACAAAGTGTGGACCAGGGAAG CACTGCTTTAAAGGCTTCTGCATGAAGTTGACCCCTGACCTCCTGCGACAAGATGGCACCTGGGGAACGTGGAGTTCCTACGGCAGCTGCTCCAGGACCTGCGGGGGCGGGGTCAGGTTCCGGAGCCGGCGGTGCGACAATCCAGC TCCAGCCAACGGGGGGCGCACCTGCTTCGGAAACAGCTATGAGTTTGAGCTGTGCAGCCTGGAGGAGTGTCCACCGCTGACGGACTTCAG ggagGAACAGTGTAAAGTGTGGAATCCATTTTTTGAACACGATGGCAAGAAACATCACTGGCTGCCGTATCAACACCCAGAcc CGGACGAGCGCTGTCGTCTGTACTGTCAGTCGAAGGAGACGGGGGCGGTGGTTTCCATGAGCAAAATGGTGCATGATGGGACGCCATGTTCATACAGTGACGCTCACAGCGTGTGCGTTCGAGGAGAGTGTGAG CACGTGGGCTGTGACAGTCAGATTGCTTCAGACAAGCAGGAAGATCGATGTGGCGTCTGTGGAGGCGAAAACGCCACCTGCAAGATGATCAAAGGAAACTTCACACGCAGCACAAAGAAAGCAG GATACTTGAAGATCCTGGAGATCCCTAAAGGAGCGCGTCATCTGCTGGTCCAGGAGTTTAAGGGGACTCCTCACATCCTGG CGGTGAAGAACCAGGAGACAAGTCACCTCTTCCTTAACGATGAACACGAGCTTCCAGAATCCCGTGTGGTGATTGAGAAGGGCGTGGTCTGGGAGTACAGTAACAGTGAGGAGCAAGAGTCTGTCCGGACCACAGGCCCACTGAAGTATGGTGTCCTACTAATG GTCCGTTCCCATAACGACTCCAAGGTTACAGTGTCTTATAAGTACATCATCCAGGACCGCCTACGATCGTCACTGGAGTCCAACCTGGTGCAGGAGGACGCTGTCTTCTATGAGTGGGCGCTGAAGAAGTGGTCGCAGTGCTCCAAGCCCTGCGGAGGAG GGAAACAGTACACGAGGTTTGGCTGCAGGAGGAAGGCTGATGGGAAAATGGTTCCCAGGATGCTCTGCTCCAATGTCAACAAACCGAGAGCCATTAGCCGCAGCTGCAACACTGACACCTGCAGCTCACCACG ATGGGTGACCGGGGACTGGGAGGACTGCAGCACCTCTTGTGGTCAAACTGGGTGGCAGCGTCGCTGGGTGAGCTGCCAGCACGAGCCCAGCAGGggtcagcaacagcagcgctCAGTGCACAGCAAACTCTGTCGAGACTCTAGGCCTGAAGCCAAGCGTACCTGCAACCGTTTCCCCTGCCCCACCACCTGGCGAGCCGGGCTGTGGACGCCG tgttcGGTGTCATGTGGAAACGGAACTCAGGAACGTCAGGTTGCATGTTCAAGTCCTGAGGAATCAGCTGGAAACTGCAGTGAACCTCGACCAATCACAGCCCGCAGCTGCCAGGCCATGCCCTGCAACG GCGACCAGAAAAATGCCATCATCCAATGGTTGTCCAGGTCCAACCCAGAGTTCCCTGTGCAGAATATCTCCTCCA GGTATCGTTGTCGAGGTGACCGTTCAGTGTTTTGTCACATGGAAGTGTTGAATCGGTACTGCTCCAACGCCAGATACCGACTGATGTGTTGTAAGTCCTGCAGCAAGGAAAACGCCAGCAGCACGAGTTCACCAACCACCAACAGCAG cacctGGATTTCGCCGACAGAGACAGTCACCTCAGTAACCACACCCACCTGGTCGGACAGCAGCCacatcatcagtgacatcataAACCCAACCTCCATCTTCACCGTCACTCCTTCCCCCACCAGCAGGAGCAGCACCGACTTCATTTATGTTGAGTACGATGACTATGAAGAGTATTCTTCTTATGAGGATCCTCTGGATATAACTGCTCCTCCCCCATCCACCACTGCTCCTCCCCGAACCACCACTGCTCCTCCCCCAACCACCACTGCTCCTCCCCcatccaccacctccaccaccacgcGGCGCACACGTAGAACTGCTCCACCACATTTATTCAGGAGGACAACGACCACAGTGCCTCCCGCGGTTCCCATGGTAACTGCCGATGGTACGACACTGTCACTGATCCGAACATCTGCCGTCCCAGATTTTCCCACCTCAACATCATCTgatcctgatgacatcatcaccaccacatcATCGGGTGGGTGGAGCCTTCAAACTAAAATCAATCTGACAGAAACTGAACCTACAACGATGTCTGCGTCCTCTTTTGTCCCGCTTACGAAGAAAGAGAACAACTCAGTGGACGAGGTCCCATACCGGATCGTGGGATTGGACAGGGACGTCGCCGGCGGACAGCAGAGCTACTTTGTCCCGCGGATGCCGACGTTCCGCGAGCGAACGCAAAACAAACGTATCCAGCAGCTTCTGAACGAGAAACGCCGACAGAACCTTGTGAGGAGAGCGAACCGGAGCCGAGCAGACGGGAGTGTCAACAACGCTAAAACACATTCTTAA